A part of Salmo trutta chromosome 15, fSalTru1.1, whole genome shotgun sequence genomic DNA contains:
- the LOC115149146 gene encoding protocadherin alpha-C2 isoform X1, protein MALSIATVWTRCVTVLFVFSAMWGIALSINRYSIPEEMQEGSVVANLATDLGLDLRTLITRKAKLDIIHRNKYLDINKETGDLFILEKIDREYICSSKTTSCFLKMDVIFENPIRIFNIELEIMDINDNAPVFRRETMHLDISESTAAGERFSLTNAVDADVGANSIKTYYLSESKSFTIDIQTGSDGSKYVDLVLNSNLDREEQAVHNLILTAVDGGVPARSGTASIIVRVLDINDNAPFFNQPIYAINVTENSPIGTLVMTLNATDLDEGTNAEMIYSYTLYTSEKTQEKFSLNSNTGEMKVKDVIDFEESHSFDIYIQARDQGSNSLSGDCKIMVFITDLNDNYPEVTIKSFKSTLKEDVAIGTLIAVISISDRDSGDNGEVELTLNQQTSLPFVLNKSSEDYFALHVSEPLDRETIPRYEITFIVTDKGTPRLSDNETITLEILDVNDNSPIFPQSFYTIHVVENNVPGALLTSLSAFDPDLHENQYLVYFIMEKEIINTSMSMLFSINPENGNLYALKTFDFEREREFLFHIEARDSGVPPLNSNVTVHIIILDQNDNTPLIVSPWRAQGSVIEEVIPRSTDKGFLVAKVIAIDADSLQNSRVTYQLLQISDSSLFSLDQYNGEIRTTRMFSYRDPRHQRLVVVAKDNGDPALSATVTIKISTVEHMVTPFSETTEVPLEYDLFTDLNLYLVIGLGSVSFLLLITILVVIVLKCQKPKPMKMPPAMNMNLNSLNRNSVISRNSIISQRSSTIADSTLISSDAYWYSLFLAETRKGKVVVRQPIVPKGAGYFVSSIPRSTGPTETSDSRASTLQDSRASSDLP, encoded by the exons ATGGCGCTTTCCATTGCAACTGTATGGACAAGGTGCGTCACCGTTCTCTTTGTATTCAGCGCGATGTGGGGAATTGCTTTGTCCATTAATCGCTACTCTATTCCCGAGGAAATGCAAGAGGGTTCCGTTGTTGCAAACCTGGCTACAGATTTGGGACTTGACCTTCGCACTCTGATAACACGCAAGGCAAAGCTTGACATCATCCACAGAAACAAATATCTGGACATTAACAAAGAAACGGGAGACCTGTTCATACTTGAAAAGATAGATAGAGAATATATATGCTCGAGCAAGACAACGTCTTGTTTTCTGAAAATGGATGTCATATTTGAAAATCCCATTCGAATTTTTAACATTGAGCTTGAAATTATGGACATAAATGACAATGCACCTGTCTTTCGAAGGGAGACAATGCACTTGGATATTTCAGAATCTACCGCTGCAGGAGAGAGATTCTCTTTGACAAACGCTGTGGATGCAGATGTCGGTGCGAATTCTATTAAGACGTACTATTTAAGCGAAAGCAAGTCTTTTACAATTGACATACAGACGGGAAGCGATGGATCTAAATACGTAGATTTGGTTCTCAACAGTAATTTAGACAGAGAGGAACAGGCGGTTCATAATTTAATACTAACCGCTGTAGATGGCGGGGTCCCTGCACGCTCAGGCACAGCCAGTATCATCGTTAGGGTTCTGGATATCAATGACAACGCCCCTTTTTTTAACCAGCCGATATATGCTATTAATGTAACTGAGAACTCCCCAATTGGAACTCTAGTAATGACCTTGAACGCAACAGACTTGGACGAGGGCACTAACGCAGAGATGATATATTCATACACGTTATATACATCCGAGAAGACACAAGAAAAGTTCTCTCTAAATTCGAATACAGGGGAAATGAAGGTTAAGGATGTGATTGATTTTGAGGAGAGCCACAGTTTCGATATATATATTCAAGCCAGAGACCAAGGATCAAATTCGTTATCCGGAGATTGTAAAATAATGGTATTTATTACCGATCTGAATGACAACTATCCCGAGGTTACCATTAAATCTTTCAAAAGCACGCTCAAGGAAGATGTTGCCATAGGAACATTAATAGCAGTGATCAGTATTAGCGACAGGGACTCTGGGGACAACGGTGAAGTTGAGCTCACTTTGAACCAACAAACATCCCTACCCTTCGTTCTTAATAAGTCTTCGGAGGATTACTTTGCTCTGCATGTTTCAGAACCACTGGACCGTGAGACAATTCCAAGATATGAAATCACTTTCATAGTCACAGACAAAGGAACACCTCGCTTATCTGACAATGAGACAATCACCTTGGAGATACTGGATGTCAACGATAACTCGCCAATATTCCCCCAGTCGTTCTACACAATCCATGTTGTGGAGAACAACGTCCCCGGCGCACTGTTGACGTCACTCAGTGCTTTCGACCCGGACCTCCATGAGAACCAGTACCTGGTGTATTTTATCATGGAGAAGGAGATCATCAACACGTCTATGTCCATGCTGTTCTCCATTAATCCAGAGAATGGCAACCTTTATGCTCTGAAGACCTTTGActttgagagggagagggagttcCTTTTCCACATAGAGGCCAGAGACTCTGGGGTACCTCCACTGAACAGCAATGTGACAGTTCACATCATCATTCTGGATCAGAATGACAACACCCCGCTCATAGTGTCACCTTGGCGTGCGCAGGGCTCGGTTATTGAAGAGGTGATACCGAGGTCCACTGATAAAGGATTCCTAGTCGCCAAAGTAATCGCCATTGACgcagattcattacagaattcacggGTCACATATCAGCTTCTACAGATCAGTGACTCTAGCCTCTTCAGTCTAGATCAGTACAATGGGGAGATCCGGACCACGAGAATGTTCAGCTATAGGGACCCCCGCCATCAGAGGCTGGTTGTTGTCGCCAAAGACAATGGAGACCCCGCTCTTTCCGCTACAGTCACCATCAAGATATCGACAGTAGAACACATGGTGACACCATTCTCAGAAACTACTGAGGTGCCTTTGGAATATGACTTGTTCACAGACTTAAATCTGTATTTGGTCATTGGTTTGGGCTCAGTGTCCTTTCTGCTATTGATCACCATATTGGTGGTCATCGTGCTGAAGTGTCAGAAACCGAAGCCCATGAAGATGCCTCCTGCTATGAATATGAATCTGAACAgtctaaacaggaacagtgtgaTCAGCAGAAACAGTATCATCAGCCAGAGAAGCTCTACCATAGCCGATTCCACCCTCATCTCCAGTGATGCCTACTGGTACAGCCTGTTTCTAGCAGAAACCAGGAAAGGCAAGGTGGTTGTCAGACAGCCTATAGTACCGAAGGGAGCAGGCTACTTTGTGTCCAGTATACCCAGAAGCACAGGACCTACAGAGACCAGCGACTCAAGAGCCTCCACGCTACAG GATTCCAGGGCCAGCAGTGACCTGCCATGA
- the LOC115149146 gene encoding protocadherin alpha-C2 isoform X2, translating into MALSIATVWTRCVTVLFVFSAMWGIALSINRYSIPEEMQEGSVVANLATDLGLDLRTLITRKAKLDIIHRNKYLDINKETGDLFILEKIDREYICSSKTTSCFLKMDVIFENPIRIFNIELEIMDINDNAPVFRRETMHLDISESTAAGERFSLTNAVDADVGANSIKTYYLSESKSFTIDIQTGSDGSKYVDLVLNSNLDREEQAVHNLILTAVDGGVPARSGTASIIVRVLDINDNAPFFNQPIYAINVTENSPIGTLVMTLNATDLDEGTNAEMIYSYTLYTSEKTQEKFSLNSNTGEMKVKDVIDFEESHSFDIYIQARDQGSNSLSGDCKIMVFITDLNDNYPEVTIKSFKSTLKEDVAIGTLIAVISISDRDSGDNGEVELTLNQQTSLPFVLNKSSEDYFALHVSEPLDRETIPRYEITFIVTDKGTPRLSDNETITLEILDVNDNSPIFPQSFYTIHVVENNVPGALLTSLSAFDPDLHENQYLVYFIMEKEIINTSMSMLFSINPENGNLYALKTFDFEREREFLFHIEARDSGVPPLNSNVTVHIIILDQNDNTPLIVSPWRAQGSVIEEVIPRSTDKGFLVAKVIAIDADSLQNSRVTYQLLQISDSSLFSLDQYNGEIRTTRMFSYRDPRHQRLVVVAKDNGDPALSATVTIKISTVEHMVTPFSETTEVPLEYDLFTDLNLYLVIGLGSVSFLLLITILVVIVLKCQKPKPMKMPPAMNMNLNSLNRNSVISRNSIISQRSSTIADSTLISSDAYWYSLFLAETRKGKVVVRQPIVPKGAGYFVSSIPRSTGPTETSDSRASTLQYSK; encoded by the exons ATGGCGCTTTCCATTGCAACTGTATGGACAAGGTGCGTCACCGTTCTCTTTGTATTCAGCGCGATGTGGGGAATTGCTTTGTCCATTAATCGCTACTCTATTCCCGAGGAAATGCAAGAGGGTTCCGTTGTTGCAAACCTGGCTACAGATTTGGGACTTGACCTTCGCACTCTGATAACACGCAAGGCAAAGCTTGACATCATCCACAGAAACAAATATCTGGACATTAACAAAGAAACGGGAGACCTGTTCATACTTGAAAAGATAGATAGAGAATATATATGCTCGAGCAAGACAACGTCTTGTTTTCTGAAAATGGATGTCATATTTGAAAATCCCATTCGAATTTTTAACATTGAGCTTGAAATTATGGACATAAATGACAATGCACCTGTCTTTCGAAGGGAGACAATGCACTTGGATATTTCAGAATCTACCGCTGCAGGAGAGAGATTCTCTTTGACAAACGCTGTGGATGCAGATGTCGGTGCGAATTCTATTAAGACGTACTATTTAAGCGAAAGCAAGTCTTTTACAATTGACATACAGACGGGAAGCGATGGATCTAAATACGTAGATTTGGTTCTCAACAGTAATTTAGACAGAGAGGAACAGGCGGTTCATAATTTAATACTAACCGCTGTAGATGGCGGGGTCCCTGCACGCTCAGGCACAGCCAGTATCATCGTTAGGGTTCTGGATATCAATGACAACGCCCCTTTTTTTAACCAGCCGATATATGCTATTAATGTAACTGAGAACTCCCCAATTGGAACTCTAGTAATGACCTTGAACGCAACAGACTTGGACGAGGGCACTAACGCAGAGATGATATATTCATACACGTTATATACATCCGAGAAGACACAAGAAAAGTTCTCTCTAAATTCGAATACAGGGGAAATGAAGGTTAAGGATGTGATTGATTTTGAGGAGAGCCACAGTTTCGATATATATATTCAAGCCAGAGACCAAGGATCAAATTCGTTATCCGGAGATTGTAAAATAATGGTATTTATTACCGATCTGAATGACAACTATCCCGAGGTTACCATTAAATCTTTCAAAAGCACGCTCAAGGAAGATGTTGCCATAGGAACATTAATAGCAGTGATCAGTATTAGCGACAGGGACTCTGGGGACAACGGTGAAGTTGAGCTCACTTTGAACCAACAAACATCCCTACCCTTCGTTCTTAATAAGTCTTCGGAGGATTACTTTGCTCTGCATGTTTCAGAACCACTGGACCGTGAGACAATTCCAAGATATGAAATCACTTTCATAGTCACAGACAAAGGAACACCTCGCTTATCTGACAATGAGACAATCACCTTGGAGATACTGGATGTCAACGATAACTCGCCAATATTCCCCCAGTCGTTCTACACAATCCATGTTGTGGAGAACAACGTCCCCGGCGCACTGTTGACGTCACTCAGTGCTTTCGACCCGGACCTCCATGAGAACCAGTACCTGGTGTATTTTATCATGGAGAAGGAGATCATCAACACGTCTATGTCCATGCTGTTCTCCATTAATCCAGAGAATGGCAACCTTTATGCTCTGAAGACCTTTGActttgagagggagagggagttcCTTTTCCACATAGAGGCCAGAGACTCTGGGGTACCTCCACTGAACAGCAATGTGACAGTTCACATCATCATTCTGGATCAGAATGACAACACCCCGCTCATAGTGTCACCTTGGCGTGCGCAGGGCTCGGTTATTGAAGAGGTGATACCGAGGTCCACTGATAAAGGATTCCTAGTCGCCAAAGTAATCGCCATTGACgcagattcattacagaattcacggGTCACATATCAGCTTCTACAGATCAGTGACTCTAGCCTCTTCAGTCTAGATCAGTACAATGGGGAGATCCGGACCACGAGAATGTTCAGCTATAGGGACCCCCGCCATCAGAGGCTGGTTGTTGTCGCCAAAGACAATGGAGACCCCGCTCTTTCCGCTACAGTCACCATCAAGATATCGACAGTAGAACACATGGTGACACCATTCTCAGAAACTACTGAGGTGCCTTTGGAATATGACTTGTTCACAGACTTAAATCTGTATTTGGTCATTGGTTTGGGCTCAGTGTCCTTTCTGCTATTGATCACCATATTGGTGGTCATCGTGCTGAAGTGTCAGAAACCGAAGCCCATGAAGATGCCTCCTGCTATGAATATGAATCTGAACAgtctaaacaggaacagtgtgaTCAGCAGAAACAGTATCATCAGCCAGAGAAGCTCTACCATAGCCGATTCCACCCTCATCTCCAGTGATGCCTACTGGTACAGCCTGTTTCTAGCAGAAACCAGGAAAGGCAAGGTGGTTGTCAGACAGCCTATAGTACCGAAGGGAGCAGGCTACTTTGTGTCCAGTATACCCAGAAGCACAGGACCTACAGAGACCAGCGACTCAAGAGCCTCCACGCTACAG TACTCAAAATGA